The segment GCTGCGGCTGCCGTGAAGGGGCGGAGCCGCGCTTGCGTTCCGCAGGGCGATTCGATAGTCTTACCGCTCAGTGTGAGCGACCCTGTGGGCATCCTTGGAAAGGAGAGAAGCCGATGAGAAGAGCAGGGCATTGTCTGGCGGTGGCGGCGTGCGCGGCGCTCGCCCTGGCGCTGGTGAGCCAGGCGACGGCTGCCGAGAAGATCAATCTCCTGATCATAGACGGGCAGCACAACCACAACTGGAAGGCCACGACGCCGGTCGTCAAAGACCTGCTCGCGAAGACCGAGCGGTTCAACGTGGACGTGGTGACGACGCCGCCCAAGGGCGCACCGGCCGACGAGTGGGACAAGTTCAAGCCCGACTTCTCGAAGTACCAGGTGGTGCTGATGAACTACGCCGGCGAGGGCTGGGCGCCGGAGATCAACACCGCGCTCGCAAAGTTCGTGGAGGGCGGCGGCGGCCTGGTCTTCTACCACGCCGCGGTATTCGCGTTCCCCCAGTGGCCCGAGTGGAACAAGATGATGGGCATGGGCTGGCGCGCCCCGGGCTTCGGCGACCGCGTGGCGCTGGACGACGACGGGAAGCTCGTCAAGATGGCCAAGGGCGAAGGGCCGGGCGGCGGCCACGGGCCCGCGCACGCCTTCGAGGTGATCGTGCGCGACAAGGAGCACCCCGTGATGAAGGGCCTGCCCGAGAAGTGGATGCACGTGAAGGACGAGTTGTACCACGGCATGCGCGGCCCGTGCGAGAACATGGCCATCCTCGCCACGGCCTTCAGCTCGAAGGAGGGCAAGGGCACGGGCATGCACGAACCGATGGTGTGGACGGTGGCCTACGGCAAGGGGCGTGTGTTCGTGAGCGTGCTGGGCCACGACCCCGCCTCGACTGCCGTGCCGGATGCCGCGACGCTGCTGTGCCGCGGCGCCGAGTGGGCGGCGACGGGCCAGGTGACGATCCCCGTGCCGGCCGAATTCACAACAACGCCCGGGGCGCCTGGAGCGGCGAAGTAGGCGAGGGGAACCGGGATGAGTGTTCCCGCGGCCCTGGCGTCGCTGCCCGGCGGCGCCAGGGCCGGTTCGTTTCGGCGCAGAAACGCCCGATGGCGCCTGCTCAACGAGCTGCGCCGCCTGAGCGTATTCGGCAGGCGTTGTGGGAGGCTACCTGCCCCTTCCACGGCCGCGCCCCCTGCCTTCCGTGTCCTGAGGGACGGTCGGGGAACTGCTCGGGTTGGCGCTCCCAACATCGGCATTGCGGTCACGCGAGCGCACGGCGGGCAGGGGAGCCGGCGGCTGCGACACCGTCGGCGCCGGGCTCAGCCTCGGGGCTGGGGAGGCGCTGAAGGCCGGCTGCGCCTGCCACTGGTTTGCCGACGCGAACGTCGGCTGGCGTTCGCCCTGTATGCGCACGCTCGGGGTCTCGCTCCGTGCCGTTGCAGGAGCGCGGTTGGAGAAGCGGCGGTTTGCAGCATCCTGCGCAACGACCTGCGGTGTGACCTGTGACGGCAGGGGGGGCGGCGTGATGGGCGCCGTGACAGTCACCGCAGGCGCAGGCAGCGAAGCCGTCAGCGCCGGTCTCGACGGTGTGGGGGCCAGCTCGCTTCGGGGCTTGCGCTTGGGCTCGTCCCAGCCCTTGGGCGGCGGGGGCGGCGAGTGGGGGTTTCCCGGCGCGGTCGGGCCGATGGCGGGCGTGGTGGCGCCCGGCGCGGTCTGCTCGAGGCGGCGGAAGGGGCCGATCTGGGGCTGGCGGGTGCCCTCGAGGTTCACGTCCGGTAGCGTGCGCAGCGTCTCGCCATCGCCCTTGTCGCCGCGGCGCCAGGCCGGCTTGGTGCTCTCTTGGATGTTTCGGGCGCCCCCCTTGTCAGGTATGGGGCCAGTGGTCCGATTCCCTTGGAGGAGCTGCTGGAACCGCTCTCGGAGGGTTTGGTCGCGAGCGTCAGGGAGTTGGAGCGCGGTCGAGCCGGGTGTATCGGGCGTCCGTGTGGCAGAGGGGCTCAGCGTGCGCGGCTGAAGCGGCTGGAGTTCGAGCGGCCTGGGCACGATGGGGGTCTTGGGCTGCGGGATGTCTCGGCGGACCTGGCCGGACGTTGAGCCGGGGAAGCCTGGGCTCGTCTGGTTGTGCAGTTCCAGGGGCACGGCGGTCGAGGTGTAGGGCTGGGAGGTGCCCACGAGGCGTGGCCGGCGGGTCGTTTGAACACTTGTCCACGCCTTCGTGTTCTGGATGAAGTCGTCGCGGCGGCGGAGCGACTGGATGGCCTGGGTGACCTCGGTGGGGTTACGGCGCCAGGAGGTACCTGGGTCGCCGAAGCGGTCGCGCAGTTCGCGCTCGAAGGCGTGGCCCTGGTCTACGAGTTGCCGGGCCACCCGCTGCTGGTCCACCACGCGCTCGGGCGGCAGGAAATCGCGGCGCCGGCGAATAAGGTGGTCAAAGTCATCGCTCCGCACGTGGGCCGGGTCCACGCGGAAGCAGCGGCGGTACCAGTCGTCCCGGTAGCGGTCAATATGCGGCTTGACGATGAAGGCGGGCCGATGAATCGCGATGAACGGCCAATGGGAGTAGTGGGCAGGCCGATAGCACCAGGGGTGATAGGTGAAGTAGGCTGCGCGGCGCAGACTCCACTGGTGCCAGAAGATCGGGTCGAAGGAAGTGAGCTGGAAGCACGCATAGTAGCTGCCGTAGGGATAGTAGTTCGGGCCGGCGTAATAGTAGTAGTACGAGTAGTCGTACGGGTTGGGCACATACGCGGCCGGCTCGACGTACTGGATGGGGACGAGCACCACGACGCCGAAGGCGGTGACCTGGACATACTGGGCGTCGAACACCTGCCCCGCTCCGGCCGACAGGTGCACCTCGAGCACGCCGTCAATCACGTGGTTCTCGGTGGCCAGGGTCACGCTGACCCGCTGCTGGTTCGCGGGCAAGAGATACGTGTTTCCGAAGAAGCCCGGCTCCTCGATGGGGCGCTCCCCATCCTTGTTCTGGCCGGCGAACTGGTCCTCGATGGCTTTGTTGCGGACGAAGAGGAAGCCGGCCACTTGCGGATTCGTCGCCGCAGGGTCGGCCTGATAGGCCACCTCGATGGCCACCGATCTTGCGGCGAGGGGCACCTGGAAGAAGTAGGCGGCGGTGGCCACGGCCACCCGGGTGGCGTCGTCCTGTTCCGGGGCGTCCCAGGCGGCGAGGCGCAGCCCTTTGCGGAACTGGGCGCTCTCGGAAACGGCGGCGTCGCCTCGCACGAAGTATTCGTTGAGTTGCGAGGCGTATCGGTATTCGGTCGAGAGCGTGGGGGCGGCGGTGGCCAGGGCGGCCGTCAGAGCCACTGCGAGCGCCACCGTGCCCCGAGCTGCGGTTAGTTGTGTCTTCATTGTGGCTCTCCTCGGCAACAGGGTCGCATCCAACTCCCTCCCCTCCACCTGTTTAGACGAACGGCGTGTGGGATTATTCACGCGCCGACCGGCGAGGTCCGGCCAGCCGAGGGCCGAGGAGCCGGACGGTGCAAGTCGCGTCCAGCACGGCACATGGAGTTCGATGGCCCGCATCAGCTCAGAGCGGTCGGCGCGCCTCGGCAACGCAGGAGACTTCAGTGCCAGACGTTGCCCCGTTTCGCCTGTTCGGACGCCAGAAAGGCCCGCGCGCTTGACAGGCGGCGCCGAAGCGCCTAGACTGCTGAGGAAGACGGGTCGGTCCCATGCCTCACCTTCTTCAGGAGGCTGCGCATGTCCGTTCGCGGAACGATGGGGAGAATCGCCTTCGTGAACCTGGCTCGCGGCTCGGTGCGCCGCAAGAGGCCCGAGGATGAGCTGTACCTGAAGTACCTGGGCGGCTACGGCCTGGGCGCTTATTACCTCTACACCCAGATGAAGCCGCACGCGCGCCCGCTGGGGCCGAAGAACCTGCTCGGCTTCCTCGCCGGGCCGCTCACCGGCACGCCGGCCATCTGCGGCAACCGCTTCCAGGTCGTCGGCAAGTCGCCCAAGACCGGCGGCTTCGGCGACGCCAACTGCGGGGGCGACTTCGGCCCGAAGATGAAGTTCGCCGGCTTCGACGGCGTCTTCTTCAAGGGCCAGGCGAAGGAGCCTGTGTACCTCGTGCTCGCCGACGGCAAGGGCGAGTTGAAGAGCGCGGCCGACCTGTGGGGCCTCGACGTGACCGCCACCGAGGAGAAGCTCAAGGCCCTCTACGGCCCCGAGGCCGCCATCGCCTCCATCGGGCCCGCCGGCGAGGCGATGAGCCTGCTAGCCTGCATCATGAACGACCGCGACCGCGCCGCGGGACGCAGCGGCCTGGGCGCCGTCATGGGCTCCAAGAAGCTCAAGGCCATTGTGGCCGTGCCCACCAAGAAGGTGCGCCTCGCCGACGCCGCCCAGATGAAGGCCCACCGCACCGCCTACATTCAGAAGATGCGCGAGACGGGCCTCTACGAGCTCTTCCACAAGTTCGGCACCTCGGGCCTCACCGCCGGCGCCGTGGCCGGCGGCGACTGCCCCGTCAAGAACTGGGCCGGCACCGTCGAGGATTTCAAGACCGCCTCCAAGATCAGCGACGAGGCCGTGCTCGACGTCGTCACCAAGCCCTACGGCTGCTGGCACTGCCCCATTGCCTGCGGCGGCTTCGTCAAGACCAGCGGCCCCTTCGCCGTCGAGGGCGGCAAGCCCGAGTACGAAACCCTCGGCGTCTTCGGCGCCATGCTGCTCGTGGACGACCTGGCCGCCATCTGCAAGGTGAACGACCTGTGCAACCGCATGGGGATGGACACCATCTCCACCGGCGCCACGCTCGCCTTCGCCTTCGAGTGCTACGAGAAGGGCATCCTCACCAAGGCCGACACCGGCGGCCTGGAACTCACCTGGGGCAATGCCCCCGCCGTGGTGGCCCTCGTCGAGCAGATCGCGCGCCGCCAGGGCCTCGGCGCCATCCTCGCCGACGGCGCGAAGGCCGCCGCCAAGAGGATCGGCAAAGGCGCCAGCAAGTGCGCCATGCAGATCGCCGGCGAGGAACTGCCCATGCACGACCCGCGCCTGAGCCCCGGCCTCGCCTCCAGCTACAAGCTCGATGCCACGCCCGCCCGCCACACCCAGTTCAGCGCCTGGGCCGCCGAGGCCGGCTTCCCGGTCACTGGCCTCGAACACCTCTACGGCGGCTGGACGCCCGAGAAGAAGTACGAGTACGCCGGCAAGGCCAAGGCCCATCGCATCCAGAGCGCCCTCATGCACGTCATCAACGCCGACGGCTGCTGCATGTTCGGCTCCGTGTGCATCCCGGCCCAGGCCCAGGCCGACTTCCTCAACGCCGCCCTGGGCACGAGCTGGACGCCCGAGGACCTGGTGACCATCGGCGACCGCATCGCCAACCTGCGCGTGGCCTTCAACCTGCGCGAAGGGCTGAAGAACGCCGACTTCAAGGTGCCCGGCCGGATTCTCGGCGTGCCGCCCCTCAAGGCCGGAGCCACCAAAGGCGTGCGGGTGGACCTCGAGACGCAGCAGCGCGAGTACTTCGCCGAGATGGGGTGGAGCCCCGACGGCGTGCCCACGGCCGAGACCCTCCAGCGCCTGGGCCTCGACTTCGCTGTGCCCGACCTGCACGGATAGGCCCGCGGCGGAGCCCGGCCGCCCCCGCCGCGCGGGGGCCCATGCCCGGGCGCTGCCGCGGCTCTTCACCCACCCAGAGACGCTCTGAAGGTGCCTCGATGCTCCCGTTCAGCGACGCAATGAAGACCCTGCTCGCCCACGTGCCGCGCCTGGAGACCACGCGCGCGCCGCTGGCCTGCGCCGTGGGCCTCGTGCTCGCCGAGGACGTCGCCAGCGACGTGGACATGCCTCCCTTCGACAAGTCGGCCATGGACGGCTTCGCCGTGCTCGCGAGCGACCTTGCGAGCCTGCCCGCGACCCTGCACGTGGTCGAGGAGGTGCCCGCGGGCGCCGTGCCCACGCGCCGGGTGCGCCCGGGCGACTGCGTGCGGATCATGACCGGCGCGCCCGTGCCCAAGGGCGCCGACACCGTAGTGCGCATCGAGGACACCGAGCCGGGCATCAGCCGGGACCAGGTGCGTGTTCTCAAGGCGACCGAGAAGGGCCAGAACATCTGCCTGAGGGCCGAAGACGTGCGGAAGGGCGACCTGGTGCTCCGTGCGGGCGAGGTCGTCACCCCGCTCCACGTGCCCACCCTCGCCGCGTGCGGTGCGGCGGCCGTGCCGGTCGTCCGCAGGCCCACCGTCGCCGTGCTCTCCACGGGGAACGAGGTGGTGCCTCCAGAGGCCACGCCCAGGGAGGGGCAGATCCGCGACGCCAACGCGCCCTATGTGGCCGCGCGCCTGCGCCTCCTGGGCATCGAGCCCAGACTCCTCGGCATCGCCTCGGACACGCCCAAGGCCCTCAAGAGCGCACTGGCCAGGGGGATGAAGCGCGACGCGCTCATCGTCTCGGGCGGCGTGTCGGCCGGCGACTTCGACCTGGTTCCTGCGATCCTCCGCGAGATGGGGGCGGAGCTCCTCTTCGACAGCGTGGCCATGCAGCCGGGCCGCCCCACCGTGTTCGCCCGGCGCGGCGAGTGCGCCATCTTCGGCCTCCCGGGCAACCCCGTCTCGGTGGTCGTGGGCGCCGAGCTGTTCGTGGTGCCGGCGCTCAAGGCGATGATGGGCTATGCCGAGGTGCACCCCCCACGCCGCCGAGCCCGCCTGCTCGAAACGGCCCGCCACCGGCCCGGCCGCCTTGCGCACATCCCTGGCCGCCTGAGCGAGGGCGCGGATGGCCCCAGCGTGCGCCCCCTGCCGTACCACGGC is part of the Planctomycetota bacterium genome and harbors:
- a CDS encoding ThuA domain-containing protein; the encoded protein is MRRAGHCLAVAACAALALALVSQATAAEKINLLIIDGQHNHNWKATTPVVKDLLAKTERFNVDVVTTPPKGAPADEWDKFKPDFSKYQVVLMNYAGEGWAPEINTALAKFVEGGGGLVFYHAAVFAFPQWPEWNKMMGMGWRAPGFGDRVALDDDGKLVKMAKGEGPGGGHGPAHAFEVIVRDKEHPVMKGLPEKWMHVKDELYHGMRGPCENMAILATAFSSKEGKGTGMHEPMVWTVAYGKGRVFVSVLGHDPASTAVPDAATLLCRGAEWAATGQVTIPVPAEFTTTPGAPGAAK
- a CDS encoding aldehyde ferredoxin oxidoreductase family protein — translated: MSVRGTMGRIAFVNLARGSVRRKRPEDELYLKYLGGYGLGAYYLYTQMKPHARPLGPKNLLGFLAGPLTGTPAICGNRFQVVGKSPKTGGFGDANCGGDFGPKMKFAGFDGVFFKGQAKEPVYLVLADGKGELKSAADLWGLDVTATEEKLKALYGPEAAIASIGPAGEAMSLLACIMNDRDRAAGRSGLGAVMGSKKLKAIVAVPTKKVRLADAAQMKAHRTAYIQKMRETGLYELFHKFGTSGLTAGAVAGGDCPVKNWAGTVEDFKTASKISDEAVLDVVTKPYGCWHCPIACGGFVKTSGPFAVEGGKPEYETLGVFGAMLLVDDLAAICKVNDLCNRMGMDTISTGATLAFAFECYEKGILTKADTGGLELTWGNAPAVVALVEQIARRQGLGAILADGAKAAAKRIGKGASKCAMQIAGEELPMHDPRLSPGLASSYKLDATPARHTQFSAWAAEAGFPVTGLEHLYGGWTPEKKYEYAGKAKAHRIQSALMHVINADGCCMFGSVCIPAQAQADFLNAALGTSWTPEDLVTIGDRIANLRVAFNLREGLKNADFKVPGRILGVPPLKAGATKGVRVDLETQQREYFAEMGWSPDGVPTAETLQRLGLDFAVPDLHG
- a CDS encoding molybdopterin molybdotransferase MoeA, giving the protein MLPFSDAMKTLLAHVPRLETTRAPLACAVGLVLAEDVASDVDMPPFDKSAMDGFAVLASDLASLPATLHVVEEVPAGAVPTRRVRPGDCVRIMTGAPVPKGADTVVRIEDTEPGISRDQVRVLKATEKGQNICLRAEDVRKGDLVLRAGEVVTPLHVPTLAACGAAAVPVVRRPTVAVLSTGNEVVPPEATPREGQIRDANAPYVAARLRLLGIEPRLLGIASDTPKALKSALARGMKRDALIVSGGVSAGDFDLVPAILREMGAELLFDSVAMQPGRPTVFARRGECAIFGLPGNPVSVVVGAELFVVPALKAMMGYAEVHPPRRRARLLETARHRPGRLAHIPGRLSEGADGPSVRPLPYHGSAHVHALSKANCLLVLPGDVPVLEPPATVEVVELRM